A region from the uncultured Sunxiuqinia sp. genome encodes:
- a CDS encoding cache domain-containing protein — translation MEEKQTIQETMPTEAPKRLASRSITNHIRKIVIVSTLLMTFFVAGIISIQEILIFRDISKQQQEAHIGEHKEFLRDLINIEIEYIASQKRSFDRRLKDRVSDNVKNAYHVADKLYNYYQGKTETKDLEKLIIETVSALNYGNEFMHVFINDLDGTGVYYPGRPEYTGSNLLAHTDVNGNKVVQRELNFFKDKNQGFINYIDGDKLAITDTIPQNKIVFLKKHNQLKWYFGSKTYYEDYYQEFKNEVAQKVSADHFRYGGYVFINETDGDPVVFDGEPYYGDFNLLDGTDSAKMAVFLQEIEVAKNSKDGGYFTYQWNKIGEEKMQQKISYVKEFPETKWLIGAGFYLDDILLEIKHQKELLRNDLIKNLLAILFVLLLVILGETMVIRRFNSHYFADFSNFTRFFKTGKQTYKKINIDNLYFNEFKEMGEVANEMISERSKVYRQLVLEQKKALESDRLKTAFLANMSHEIRTPMNAILGFSSLLDEENLSEEDRIMYIQLIQRNGSFLLKLINDIIDISKIESDQLSIAANEFRLNELSEEIKWNYKDLFIKQKGKEVEFIVENTLPDDFVCTTDKYRLKQVLDNLINNALKFTEKGSVSLKVDKRDKWLHFKVSDTGIGIHEDDKKDIFKRFIQAKKLRNKTYGGTGLGLAISENIIHLLGGDIGVKSELGKRSDFYFYIPFQWEPKSK, via the coding sequence ATGGAAGAAAAACAAACAATACAAGAAACCATGCCAACAGAAGCACCAAAACGACTAGCTTCCAGGAGCATTACTAATCATATTCGGAAAATTGTAATCGTATCGACATTACTGATGACTTTTTTTGTTGCCGGGATTATTTCCATTCAGGAAATTTTAATCTTCAGAGATATCAGTAAGCAGCAACAAGAAGCACATATTGGAGAGCACAAGGAGTTTTTACGAGACTTAATCAATATTGAAATTGAATACATAGCCAGCCAAAAAAGATCGTTTGACAGAAGGCTGAAAGACAGAGTCAGTGATAATGTGAAAAATGCGTACCATGTTGCTGACAAACTATACAACTACTACCAGGGCAAAACTGAAACCAAAGATCTTGAGAAATTAATCATAGAAACCGTATCGGCCTTAAACTATGGCAATGAATTCATGCACGTTTTCATTAATGATCTGGACGGAACCGGCGTTTATTATCCGGGACGACCGGAATACACCGGCTCAAATCTGCTTGCCCATACCGACGTTAATGGAAATAAGGTCGTGCAGCGTGAGCTGAATTTTTTCAAGGATAAAAATCAGGGATTTATTAATTACATTGACGGAGATAAACTTGCCATAACGGACACTATTCCTCAAAACAAAATTGTTTTCCTAAAAAAGCACAACCAACTAAAATGGTACTTTGGATCTAAAACCTACTATGAAGACTATTATCAGGAATTTAAAAACGAAGTTGCCCAGAAAGTGAGCGCCGATCATTTTCGCTATGGCGGCTATGTTTTTATTAATGAAACAGATGGAGATCCGGTGGTTTTTGATGGTGAGCCCTATTATGGTGATTTCAATCTGCTTGACGGAACAGACTCTGCAAAAATGGCGGTATTTCTACAAGAAATAGAGGTTGCAAAAAATTCGAAGGACGGAGGTTACTTCACCTATCAGTGGAACAAAATCGGTGAAGAAAAAATGCAGCAAAAAATTTCCTATGTAAAAGAATTTCCGGAAACAAAATGGCTGATTGGTGCCGGTTTTTACCTGGACGACATCTTATTGGAGATTAAACATCAAAAGGAATTGCTTCGAAATGACTTGATCAAAAACCTGTTGGCTATCCTTTTTGTCCTCCTACTGGTAATCCTGGGAGAAACGATGGTTATCCGCAGGTTTAATTCCCATTATTTTGCCGACTTTAGCAACTTCACTCGCTTCTTCAAAACCGGCAAACAGACTTATAAAAAGATAAACATTGACAACCTCTATTTTAATGAATTTAAAGAAATGGGAGAAGTTGCCAATGAAATGATTTCAGAGCGCAGCAAAGTATACAGACAGCTGGTTCTTGAACAGAAAAAAGCGCTTGAATCTGACCGATTAAAAACGGCATTTCTCGCCAACATGTCGCATGAAATTCGTACACCAATGAATGCAATCCTCGGATTTTCAAGCCTTTTAGACGAGGAAAATTTATCTGAAGAGGATCGGATCATGTACATTCAGCTTATACAAAGAAATGGCAGTTTCTTGTTGAAACTGATTAACGACATTATTGACATTTCTAAAATTGAGTCTGATCAATTATCGATTGCCGCTAATGAATTTCGACTTAATGAACTGAGTGAAGAAATAAAATGGAACTATAAAGACCTCTTCATCAAACAAAAAGGGAAAGAAGTAGAATTTATCGTGGAAAATACACTGCCTGATGACTTTGTGTGCACAACTGATAAATACCGATTAAAACAAGTATTGGATAATCTAATAAACAATGCGTTAAAATTTACCGAAAAAGGATCGGTAAGCCTCAAAGTTGACAAACGTGATAAATGGTTGCATTTTAAAGTTTCTGATACGGGAATAGGAATTCATGAAGATGACAAGAAAGACATTTTTAAACGCTTCATCCAAGCCAAAAAACTAAGAAATAAAACATACGGCGGAACGGGTCTTGGGTTAGCCATTTCTGAAAATATCATTCACCTTCTGGGAGGCGATATTGGCGTAAAATCTGAGCTGGGCAAAAGATCAGACTTTTATTTTTACATTCCGTTTCAATGGGAACCGAAATCAAAATAG
- a CDS encoding TlpA disulfide reductase family protein: MKSTYLFSLAIVSLVTFSSTLFAQQSEEEKATIVQVGQQVPHFVFKNEDGEELSISDLKGQVVMINFFATWCGPCLKELPHVESNIFDTYKDNPNFRLLVIGREHNSDELATFKEKKGYSFQLIADLERKIYSKFAEQFIPRNFIIDREGKIIYSSVGFNEADFNELKKVLASELAN; encoded by the coding sequence ATGAAATCAACATACTTATTTTCACTGGCTATTGTTTCGTTAGTCACGTTTTCATCCACTCTATTCGCACAACAGAGTGAAGAAGAAAAAGCAACGATTGTGCAGGTTGGACAACAGGTTCCACATTTTGTTTTCAAAAATGAGGATGGAGAAGAGCTGTCCATTTCTGATTTGAAAGGTCAGGTTGTAATGATTAACTTTTTTGCGACCTGGTGCGGTCCATGTTTAAAAGAGCTGCCTCATGTTGAATCCAATATTTTCGATACTTATAAAGACAATCCGAACTTCAGGCTGTTGGTTATCGGGCGGGAGCATAATTCTGATGAGTTGGCAACGTTTAAGGAGAAAAAGGGGTATTCTTTTCAGCTGATTGCTGATCTTGAGCGAAAGATTTACTCAAAATTTGCCGAGCAATTTATACCACGCAATTTCATCATCGATCGGGAAGGGAAGATTATATACAGCTCTGTTGGCTTTAATGAGGCTGATTTTAATGAGCTGAAGAAAGTGCTTGCCTCTGAGTTGGCAAATTGA
- a CDS encoding dihydrofolate reductase: protein MKVFAEKFADLKILRYELIGFENLSLQQKKYIYYLSKAVLCGRDILWDQNNKYNLKVRKLAEIIYKTYPGDRESELFQQFHIYLKRIWFANGMHHHYSMDKILSGFSAEELKQLISDSDLSEFKHIDEVDDLVDVITNPAREKKRVSLDSSKDLLEASAMNYYRDVTQEEAEEFYKTKSQGAGEKAPPFGLNSQLVKENEELTEIVWKVDGKYGKPIEQICYWLEQAIPFAENELQQQHIRKLIEFYQTGDLKKFDDYSILWMKELEGQVDFINGFIEVYGDPLGIKGSWESIVNYKDLEGTKRATILSENASWFEQHSPVNEAFKKKEVKGVSAKVIHVAMLGGDCYPHTPIGINLPNSDWIREVYGSKSVTIENITKSYFLDSLGNGLIEEFADSEQEVERAKKYGYKAGNLHVDLHECLGHGSGKMMPGAKPEDLKNYYSTIEETRADLFALYYAMDEKLLELGLVPSEESGMAEYDSYLRVGLITQLTRVEPGKDIEESHMRNRQLIARWCFEHGKAENVVKWIKKDGKTYVKINDYKKLRAMFGTLLAEVQRIKSEGDLKAAAKLVETYGVKVDANLHQEVLERFKKLNIAPYAGFMNPELSLNENEQGEVIAVEVAYAEDYTAQMLSYSDNYSFL, encoded by the coding sequence ATGAAGGTGTTTGCAGAAAAATTTGCCGACTTAAAAATACTACGATACGAACTTATAGGCTTTGAAAACCTGAGCCTTCAACAAAAAAAGTACATTTATTATTTGTCGAAAGCAGTCTTGTGCGGGCGCGATATTTTGTGGGATCAGAACAATAAATACAATTTGAAGGTTCGAAAACTGGCAGAGATCATCTATAAAACGTATCCCGGAGATCGGGAAAGTGAGCTGTTTCAACAATTTCATATCTATTTGAAACGAATTTGGTTTGCCAATGGCATGCATCATCATTATTCGATGGATAAAATTTTGTCTGGTTTTTCGGCTGAAGAATTGAAGCAGTTAATCTCAGATTCTGACCTTTCCGAATTTAAGCACATTGATGAAGTTGATGATTTGGTTGATGTGATTACGAACCCGGCGCGCGAAAAGAAGCGTGTAAGCCTGGATAGCTCAAAAGATTTGTTGGAAGCTTCGGCGATGAATTATTATCGGGATGTGACGCAGGAAGAAGCAGAAGAGTTCTACAAAACTAAAAGCCAGGGAGCTGGGGAAAAAGCCCCTCCATTTGGGTTGAATTCGCAATTGGTAAAAGAGAATGAGGAGTTGACTGAGATTGTTTGGAAGGTTGACGGGAAATATGGAAAGCCTATAGAACAGATTTGTTATTGGCTTGAGCAGGCAATTCCTTTTGCAGAAAACGAACTTCAGCAGCAGCATATTCGCAAGTTGATTGAATTCTACCAGACAGGTGATCTCAAGAAGTTTGACGATTACAGTATTTTATGGATGAAAGAGCTAGAGGGGCAAGTTGATTTTATCAATGGTTTTATTGAGGTGTATGGCGATCCGCTGGGCATTAAAGGAAGCTGGGAATCTATTGTTAATTATAAGGATTTGGAAGGCACTAAAAGGGCAACTATTTTGTCCGAAAATGCGTCGTGGTTCGAGCAGCATTCGCCGGTAAATGAAGCATTCAAAAAGAAAGAAGTAAAAGGCGTAAGTGCCAAGGTTATTCATGTTGCCATGCTTGGCGGCGATTGTTATCCGCACACACCAATTGGCATTAATTTACCCAACTCCGACTGGATCAGAGAAGTTTACGGTTCTAAATCGGTAACGATTGAAAATATCACCAAATCGTATTTTCTCGATTCGCTGGGTAATGGCCTGATTGAAGAATTTGCAGACTCGGAGCAAGAAGTAGAACGAGCAAAAAAATATGGCTACAAGGCGGGCAATTTGCATGTCGATTTACATGAATGTTTAGGGCATGGCTCAGGGAAGATGATGCCTGGTGCAAAGCCGGAGGATTTGAAAAACTACTATTCGACGATTGAAGAAACCCGGGCCGACCTATTTGCACTCTATTATGCCATGGATGAAAAGTTGCTGGAATTGGGCTTGGTGCCATCTGAAGAATCGGGGATGGCTGAGTACGATTCTTACCTGCGTGTTGGATTAATTACTCAGCTGACCCGGGTGGAGCCGGGAAAGGATATAGAAGAATCGCATATGCGCAACCGCCAGCTAATTGCGCGTTGGTGTTTTGAGCATGGCAAAGCCGAAAATGTGGTGAAGTGGATCAAAAAGGATGGTAAAACGTATGTCAAAATTAACGACTATAAAAAGTTACGAGCCATGTTTGGGACTTTACTGGCCGAAGTTCAGCGAATAAAATCGGAGGGAGATCTTAAGGCTGCTGCTAAATTGGTTGAAACATATGGAGTGAAAGTTGATGCGAATCTGCATCAGGAAGTATTGGAGCGTTTTAAGAAGCTGAATATTGCGCCATACGCCGGATTTATGAATCCGGAATTAAGCCTTAACGAGAATGAACAAGGAGAGGTGATTGCTGTAGAGGTCGCTTATGCAGAGGATTATACTGCTCAAATGCTATCGTACTCTGATAATTATAGTTTTTTGTAA
- a CDS encoding RNA methyltransferase: MDYQLIEYLTECLTPRRKALFEKVLEQRTRYLTVVLEDIFQPQNASAVLRSVDCFGLQDLHVIENRNEFTVDREVAMGASKWLTLKKFQGHENNSLDAIQHLRQQGYRIVATTPYDGDTNLEDFDLAKGKAALFFGTELTGISDVVKQEADEFLKIPMYGFTESFNISVSAAIILHYLTYKMHGDSNIDWSLTEEEKATIKLSWIKRTLKRSELLEERYNELKKEGKL; encoded by the coding sequence ATGGATTACCAACTTATTGAATACTTAACGGAGTGCCTAACACCGCGAAGAAAGGCACTTTTTGAAAAAGTTCTGGAACAACGAACTCGCTACCTTACGGTTGTATTGGAAGATATTTTTCAACCGCAAAATGCAAGTGCAGTGCTTCGCTCAGTCGATTGTTTTGGGTTACAGGATTTGCATGTCATCGAAAATCGGAATGAATTTACGGTTGATCGGGAAGTGGCCATGGGGGCATCAAAGTGGCTAACGCTCAAGAAATTTCAGGGGCATGAAAACAATAGTTTGGATGCGATTCAGCATTTACGGCAGCAAGGATACCGGATTGTTGCAACCACTCCGTATGATGGTGACACAAACCTTGAAGACTTCGATTTGGCCAAGGGGAAAGCTGCTCTTTTTTTTGGAACCGAACTGACAGGGATTTCTGATGTGGTTAAACAGGAGGCAGATGAATTTTTGAAAATTCCCATGTACGGTTTTACTGAAAGCTTTAATATATCGGTTTCTGCAGCCATCATTTTGCACTATTTGACCTATAAAATGCATGGAGATTCGAACATCGATTGGAGCTTGACTGAAGAGGAAAAAGCAACAATAAAATTGAGTTGGATCAAAAGAACTTTAAAACGATCGGAATTGTTAGAAGAACGATACAACGAACTGAAAAAAGAAGGAAAACTATGA
- a CDS encoding NYN domain-containing protein, with product MDIKLAVLIDGDNIPSAHVKEMMEEIAKYGNPTIKRIYGDWTKPNLTRWKNLLLENAITPIQQYGYTTGKNATDSAMIIDAMDILYSEKVDGFCLVSSDSDFTRLATRLREAGMKVIGIGEKKTPEPFIVACDKFIYIEILKTEPEENESATPTSQATPKNNVDKITPKVIRLISGSISDLADDDGWAFLGDVGNLIQKKQPNFDSRNYGFQKLTPLIKSIKNFEIEQRENTKGQLKLIYVKIKEKTKSRR from the coding sequence ATGGATATAAAATTAGCCGTATTAATTGATGGCGACAATATACCGTCAGCCCACGTAAAAGAAATGATGGAGGAAATTGCCAAATATGGTAACCCGACGATCAAACGTATTTATGGCGACTGGACTAAACCCAACTTAACACGATGGAAAAACCTATTGCTGGAAAACGCCATCACTCCCATCCAACAGTATGGCTATACCACAGGGAAAAATGCCACCGACTCGGCAATGATTATTGATGCCATGGACATCCTTTATTCGGAAAAAGTAGATGGTTTTTGTCTGGTATCGAGCGATAGCGACTTTACCCGACTGGCAACCCGCTTGCGCGAAGCCGGCATGAAGGTGATTGGAATTGGTGAGAAAAAAACACCAGAACCATTCATTGTCGCTTGCGATAAATTTATTTACATTGAAATCTTAAAAACCGAACCTGAAGAAAACGAGTCTGCCACCCCTACCAGTCAGGCAACTCCCAAAAACAATGTCGACAAGATTACTCCCAAGGTCATCCGATTAATTTCAGGCTCTATTTCCGATTTGGCGGACGATGATGGATGGGCTTTCCTTGGCGATGTTGGTAATCTCATTCAGAAAAAACAACCGAACTTCGATTCCCGGAACTATGGTTTTCAAAAATTGACACCATTAATCAAATCCATTAAAAACTTTGAGATTGAACAGCGAGAGAACACCAAAGGACAGCTTAAACTGATTTATGTAAAGATAAAGGAAAAGACAAAATCAAGACGTTAA
- a CDS encoding mechanosensitive ion channel domain-containing protein — translation MTTKIMNLFIIIGALIALTGIWGIEKEKLLLFISSVLTILGIAFVAQWSILSNITAGLILYFNHPLKLGDHIRILEKDFIIEGKIDDVTFFFVHIISADGDRITVPNSVILQKNISVKHTNERSTRIEKEKHR, via the coding sequence ATGACCACAAAGATTATGAACCTGTTCATAATCATCGGCGCACTAATTGCATTGACGGGTATTTGGGGCATTGAAAAAGAAAAGTTACTGCTCTTTATTTCTTCTGTACTCACCATATTAGGAATAGCGTTTGTTGCTCAATGGTCAATTTTATCGAACATTACCGCCGGACTGATTCTCTATTTTAACCATCCTTTAAAATTGGGAGATCATATCCGAATACTTGAGAAAGACTTTATTATTGAAGGTAAAATCGATGATGTCACTTTCTTCTTTGTTCATATTATTTCTGCCGATGGCGACCGAATTACTGTCCCCAATTCCGTCATTCTGCAAAAGAATATTTCGGTAAAGCATACGAATGAAAGAAGCACTAGAATTGAAAAGGAAAAACACAGGTAG
- the cysK gene encoding cysteine synthase A: MKFNNILETIGNSPLVRVNNLYPDGYEVYVKLEKTNPGGSIKDRIALKMVEHAESKGILKPDTLLVEPTSGNTGIGLALVAAVKKYKLILVMPESMSIERRRILTAYGAELVLTPKEKGMKGAISKAEEIAAENPNSWIPSQFDNEANIAAHRDHTAQEILADFPEGFDYLITGVGTGGHISGVSEVLKKSFPNLKTFAVEPEASPVIGGGSPGPHPIQGIGAGFIPENLKTDLLDGTVSVSKEEAFDYAKRAAKEEALFVGISSGASLAAVSKKIKELPKGSKILTFAYDTGERYLSVDGLF; this comes from the coding sequence ATGAAATTTAACAACATCTTAGAAACAATTGGAAATTCTCCACTAGTTCGAGTGAATAACCTATATCCAGATGGATATGAAGTGTATGTGAAACTGGAAAAAACAAATCCTGGCGGTAGCATTAAAGACCGTATCGCACTTAAAATGGTTGAACATGCCGAAAGCAAAGGCATTCTGAAGCCCGATACCCTGCTTGTTGAACCAACTTCAGGAAACACCGGAATTGGGTTGGCATTGGTTGCAGCAGTAAAAAAGTATAAATTGATTTTGGTAATGCCCGAATCGATGTCAATTGAACGTCGCCGTATTCTAACAGCCTATGGAGCGGAATTAGTGCTCACGCCAAAAGAAAAAGGGATGAAGGGAGCCATTTCGAAAGCCGAAGAAATAGCAGCTGAAAATCCAAACTCATGGATTCCGTCTCAGTTTGACAATGAAGCAAATATTGCTGCTCACCGTGACCATACTGCACAAGAGATTTTGGCTGATTTTCCGGAAGGTTTCGACTACCTGATTACCGGTGTTGGAACAGGTGGACACATTTCAGGAGTTAGTGAAGTATTGAAAAAGAGCTTTCCTAATTTGAAAACATTTGCTGTTGAGCCTGAAGCTTCTCCTGTAATTGGAGGTGGAAGCCCTGGTCCACACCCCATTCAGGGAATTGGTGCAGGCTTTATTCCTGAAAACTTAAAAACCGACTTGCTAGACGGGACTGTGTCCGTTTCGAAAGAAGAAGCCTTTGACTATGCAAAACGTGCTGCAAAAGAGGAAGCCTTATTCGTCGGAATTTCGTCAGGAGCTTCGCTGGCAGCTGTTTCCAAAAAGATTAAGGAACTACCCAAAGGGTCAAAAATATTGACTTTTGCCTACGATACCGGAGAACGATATTTATCCGTTGATGGTTTATTTTAA